TAATACCCATAATTATCTCGGGGTTCAGCTCTTTACCGCTTGCTGCATCATCACTGCTGCCGCCATTTTTGCAGCCCTGCGATTCTCACGCACTGGGCCCCGGTTACTTGTCAGAGCATGATAGCCACCAGTGTCATGAACGTTGCACGACTTATGCGAAGCGTTTGTGGCTTATTAAAAGCACATATCGTAATAATCGGTACATGTCACGGATGCATCGTCGATTTCGGGGTCATAGATCAGTATTGCATTATAGAGCGAAATTGCGGGCTTTGCTGTCGGGTTTGCATCGTAAACAGTTGTTCATATCGGATGGGTTTTTCAAAATCGTATCATACATACACCATGCATGATAGGGTCTAGCATTATCCTCAACGGGAGAATAAAAGTGATTTCGTCTATCATCGTCCCATGCTTTTCGAATCCATATTGCCGCAGAAAGACATAGTATAACTCCCCAACGCCAGGAAGCTAAATCGACCGCATCAAGCACCACAGCCCGCTCAAACATAAAGACAAATGTTACGTCCTATGAAACATCCTCCGGATTTACCAGAAACTCCTCGCCATTCTCGCGTATATGCTGCAAATTCTTATCCCGACTGCACGGTTTGCGCATATCGAACGCATCCTCGCCCGAATCCGACATCCCTGTCGGATCATCGCTGTAGTAATTGACCACACGCCGGAAAACAGAGTATCCCATCCCCTTGTACATTCCCACAGCGACCTTATTCCCCGCGCGCACGTACAGATCCACAAACCAGGCATCGTTGATGTCGGAGCCGTGCTCGAGACGCTCTGTCAGGCGGCGCGCGTGACCTAGACGTCGCCAGGCTGGGGCAACGGTCAGCACGGTGATGTGTCCATGCCAGGGGGTGTAGTGTTCGGAGTGGCGCATTGAAGGATGTTGTTCCTCGAGTTTGCCCATGACTGTTTTTGATTTCATTAGCGATGCGAGGGTCTTGCAGAGGTGGTATGGCTGCGATGATTTTTGCACGTACTGTATCCGACTATGCCTTCTGTGCGATCTTTGACAGCGCTGAAGAGTGAAGGCCATCGCATGAGGTAGTTGAGGTAGAAGCCCAGGTCGTAGTTTTCGGTCAATGGGTCGAGGTTGGTGAGgttgagggagaggaggtcCGTTGGGGACACGCGCCGGATGGAACTCATTTTCGCTTTTTATAGGAAATGACCATCAATTGCCGTTGGCAAGGTCAGGAGAAGTAAAGCTTTTGCTTTTGGTGGTGTGGGGTGAAAGTGAAATACTGAAGCTGATGGGAACCAAAACGATCTGATTGGGGCTTTGGCGGTCACGGGAAGAGCGGCTGTTTATCCCTCTGTTGACAGTAGGTTGCCATCTtttgcatcatcatcattctttattattcttattGAGAGATTCATTCTTTTGTGTCATGAGATTCATCCATTctcttgtcttttcttctACTCTTCCAGCATCCTGGTGATGCTACGATTATTGAGACCTCCTGTCTTGttatttcctcttctccgtgTGGCCCCTGCCCGCGTCCAGCTCATTCCGCGATCGACATTTGGCGATACAGGAGCCTTCAATCCTGAGAAATAAACCAACAAAGTTGGTCTGTCGGGACGTCAAGAACCCTAAGGAGTGATTCTTAGTTGACTGCTGTCCGCATTCCTCGTCACAATCCCACGTGGGATTCTCAACCCTCTTCCAACCGACTTGCATTATGCCGGCCATCCCACCATCCCCCCTGAGGCTATCTCACCGCCATAGTCACAGCCAGTCCTCCAACCTTGATTTCGACCCCATCTCCCCCGGATCCTACGCTCCCAATGGTTTCTCTCAAAGTCCTACACAATCGCCCCGGACCCCTCGTTCCTCAGCGCCCCCTTCGCCAGTGGAGCCCCGCCTGCGGAATGCGCAAGCCATGAACGGGTCGTACAGGCTATCAGGTGACTTCGGAGGCCCTGCAGACGCCGCAGGGGGGCTGGGAAACCTTGCAGACGAACTCGCGGACGCGtgggatgaagaagacgaaggggGTTATGGCTATGTCTCTGGTCAGGACAATGCATCGGGGGACCTACAAGGCACAACCAGGAGTGACGGAGAGGACGACTACAGTATGGGACCGCGATCACCCTTGTCAAGTTACGCGCCAGGCCATGCCTCGCTGCAACCGCCTCGGGTCAAAGCTCGCAACGGCAGCCAACGAAATCACCGGCGACACGAATCGCAATACGACGGCTCCGACTATGGAAACGAGTCGGATTTCGAGGAAGCGGCAGACATACCGCCTAGTCTGGAGGGGCAAATGGCTGACATCGAAAGCTTAGTCCGGCGAGGGATCGAGAACAATGGCAGTGAGAACGATCATGTCATTAAACGTGTTGTTGAGACGCTCCGGGACCTAGGGAGCCAGAGCGGGATCGAAAACAACGCCATGAGGTACGTCGCCTTCTTGAGTTGTATGAACTCCTAAGCATTTACTGACCTCCGCAGACTAATAACAGCACACACCTCCATCACCTCGCACTTAACCCACCAGACTAGAACGCTCCAGACCCTCACCCACCCTCTTCTCATCTCCCCCTATCCGCTCCTCTCTCCGAACGCAATCGACGAGCTGATCCCACTCATTGACGAAGGCCTTTTGCCTCACCTTCCCTACCCGTTCCCCAGTCAGCCACGCCACTCCTCCAGACCAACCACACCTTCTCAGTCGCCCTCATTGAACCCACTCGTCTGCCTCCAGACTCTAATCGCGCAAACCACGGACCTCACGCTGTCCCTCCGTGGCCTGAGCGACACACTCTACGAATCGCGGCAGCTAACTGCAACCGCCTCGCGACGACTGCGGTCGGCGCGGGAACTTGTCGCCGAGCTGCGCCGTGAGGAGGAAGGCCGTGAAGAAGCTACCCGGTGGATCGAAAAAGGGGACTGGGACCGTCGGCTGCGAGACCGCGAAGCTGGCCGCGTCTGTCGGGACGTCGTCAGTGGGTTCGAGGCCGTTTGCGGGGAATGGAGGGAGAGGCTCTTTGGTGCGgcggctgttgctgctgctggggcgGAGATGGCCGCTGCATGAGCCAGctacttcctcatccttgtaTCTTTTGACACCGTACATCGATTTCAAATCTTGTCCATATGTCCTTATTTATGGGTTTCTTCGTAGCCTGCAACATACCCcttcttcattctttctcttcctccaaagATATATAGATTTCTTCTATCAGAAATGTTGTCTATGCATTTGTTCTAATATTTCCTTCCTGTGCGTAGGTTGATTCCTAAGTCTACCCCGTAACGATTTTCGCATGAACACAATGAGAGAAGCCTGATTACGAACACGAGCTACAGCAAGACCACATGGTATGGAAATAAGATGATGAAAATCATATTCTTCCTGCATTATTCATCCAACAAAAGTCGTCTGACGTAAGATATAGACGGGAAAACCTGGACTTCGTTTATGGGACATAATGCAGTCAACAACAGACATGATGGCTAcccagagaagaaaggggaGAGAAGTCCCCAGTCCCTAGATTCATGAAACATGAGAAGAACAACCAGACAAGGTAGCAGAGACACCGTTAATATTaaaagagagagggagagaatgcACACGAGGGGTATGAGCCCTCCAAAGGATCTCGAAGTAAACCCCTTTACACGTTTCAGCAGCTAGAACCGTTTTTTGCGTTCAGATTTTATTTTGAAGATTCAACAGACAAGGGCTTGCTTTGCAGCGCTAGCTCtactgctgttgttgcttcCACCGGGGAACCCATTTCTGAGGGGCGGGGGAGGCCTCAGGCTTGTCGGAGCTGGCAGGAGCGGCGGCGGGGGGAGTCTGTGTGCGGGAGGGGGGTTGGGAGGAGCTGGATTCGCGCATGTGACGGGGAACGTATTTCTCGGGGGCAGGACCATTCGAGGGAGGAGTAGCGGGCGAGGCGTTGGCTCCAGAGCGGAGGTGAGGGGGGACGTATCCGCCGGTTCTGCGAGGAAGCTGGACCTCTTCCTTAGGTGCCTCCGCGGcggcaggggcaggggcagcGCCGGCAGCCTCCTTGGCAGCCTGGCGCTCTCTCCAGCTAGGGCCACTGCCAGTACGAGAAACGAGGTTAAGGCGAGGAGCTGTCCGCTCAACGGGCCGCTCGAGCTCAGCAGCACGGGTGGGAGGTTCTGCGAGGCCAGACTTTCTAGCCGCACGGCGAGcctcggcttcctcctcACGCTGCTTCTGCCGCTGAGCAATCTCGTCGAGTCTCCTGTATTGTAAGTTAGTACCATTAGGACAAATTGATAGAACTGGGGGAGACAgactttctctcttcctcacGTTTGGCTTTCTCTTCAGCCAAGATGCGTCTgcgctcctcttccttggcgatacgttcttcctcttcgcgTTTGGcccgctcttcttcctcctttctgcggcgctcttctgcctcacGCTCGGCCCTCTCGCGACGGCGGCGCTCCTGAACTTCCTTGATacgctgcttcttcttggcctcaAACTCCCGCTCGGCGGCCTTGCGGCGCTTCTCAAACTCTTCGTGGCGCTTCTCCGACACCTCCTTgcggaagctggagaagacgggAACAAGGCGGCTGAGACGGTGCTTAAGGGCAACCGCCTCCTTGTGcttctcctcggcttccTTTAGAGTCTCGGCCTTGATGGCCTCGTAAAGCTCCATGTcacgcttcttctgggcttCGTAGTCCTCGGGAATGTGCTTCAACTCCTCGCGACGGAAAGCACGCTCCAGGTGATCGATACGCTTGGCAGTGGTGCGGATGCGCTCGTTGAgctcgttcttctccttctcgagcTGGGCAAGCTTGATGGCGCGCAGCCGGTTggcatccaggtcctccAGGTCAATCTCGCTGATGTCGATGCCCTTGACACCACTCTTaagctcctcaagctgcttcttgagctcctgcTGGCGGATGCGCTCCTGTTCATCCCTCAGACGCTTCTTTTCGCGTTCCCGCTGCTCGTCAAGCAGTCTCTGCTTCTCAGCctcttgcagctgctgaTTACGAATACGCTTGCGGgtctcctcctctctctgcTTGCGCTGCAAAGCATCGGTGgcagcttccttcttcttctcgatgaggACACGGCGGGCAAGGGTCTCCTCGTGCTCCTTGGCAGCACCAGCCTCGGCGCGGGCCTGGGcagccttcttggcctgGATACGGGCCTCGTTATAAGAAGGATCGACGTACATGCATGTGACGTGCAGGGTCTTGGCGAGACGGGTGAGCTGCAGGCGGGCGATTTCAGCAGGGGTGTTCTGAAGACGCTGCACCGAGCCGACCTCGCTCTCAGCAGAACCGGCGGCGCTGCCGGAATGCAGAGCCTtggcggaagagaagatatCGGTGTCGAAGGTCAAAACACCTGCAGTATGGTCGACGCGGATAGCGAGGTCGCCCTTCTTGCATCCGTTCATGATGAACTTCTCGATCATGGCCGGGGTGATCTGGAAGGGATCGGGGAACTGTGCAAGCTCGTAGACAAACTTGAGCTCGACGGATTCGTAAACCTGGgacagctgctggaagagaCGGGTGAGGATGACCTGCTGCAGGGGCAGGACGTACTTCTCCATCTCGGGATCGGCACCGATTTGCTTGAGGATGGGGGTGATCTTCTTGCAGATGGAAAGAGGGTGGAAGTCAACCTCGAGGATGTTGTAGAGATCCCGAATTTCAGGACGAGCACGCTTGAGCAGGCCCTTATTAAGAGCATCCCGGAAAAGCACCGCACGGCTGGGTGGCTGAGCCATACCGAGCAGGTTGGTCAGACGGGCATTCTTGTTCTTGCGGGcctcatcgacatcgaccaAGGCGCCTCGAGAGCGGGAGGTGCTGATGACGGGGATCGACAGAGCAGACAGAAGGACAAAGGAAGCGGCCTTGGTCATGTCAGCCTCGGTCACCGAGGGGttctccttcttggtgcCCTGGCCTGCGGCGAGCGCAGCGGCGgactggcggagaaggttGTAGTAGCGGTTCCAAGCGGCGGCATGGAAAAGATAGTTCTCGctgacgaggaagatccgTGCAAGCTTTTCGTAGTAATTAGCCATCATGACGTTCTTGGCGGGGCGCTTGCTAAGGCTGAGAAGAGTGTGAATGTCTTCAATGCTGCGGAAAGCCTCCTGCCACAACTCCAGCTCCACGGCAACATTCAGCTGCTGGAAGCGGGTGTCAAGATGGCGCTGCAGGGTGTCGGGATCGCTGAGGTTGATAGCGTGCATCTGAGCGGAGTACTTGGCGGCGTTCTGGACGTGGTTACGGAGCAGCTCGCAAAGACGGCGGAACTCGGTCTTGCGGGTGTACTTGAGGCAAAACTGG
The DNA window shown above is from Aspergillus fumigatus Af293 chromosome 1, whole genome shotgun sequence and carries:
- a CDS encoding peptide alpha-N-acetyltransferase complex B subunit NAT3: MSSIRRVSPTDLLSLNLTNLDPLTENYDLGFYLNYLMRWPSLFSAVKDRTEGIVGYIMGKLEEQHPSMRHSEHYTPWHGHITVLTVAPAWRRLGHARRLTERLEHGSDINDAWFVDLYVRAGNKVAVGMYKGMGYSVFRRVVNYYSDDPTGMSDSGEDAFDMRKPCSRDKNLQHIRENGEEFLVNPEDVS
- the tif32 gene encoding putative eukaryotic translation initiation factor 3 subunit EifCa gives rise to the protein MPPPPHIKPENVLKRAQELIAVGQAPAALNVLHEHVTSKRTRSSPIASLEPVMLLFVELCVDLRKGKAAKDGLYQYKNIAQNTNVGTIEVVLKKFIELAEKKVTEAQAKADEIQSSLESAAPSSNVEDLEAIETPETILLATVSGEQSRDRTDRAVVTPWLKFLWETYRTVLEILKNNARLEVMYQTTALQAFQFCLKYTRKTEFRRLCELLRNHVQNAAKYSAQMHAINLSDPDTLQRHLDTRFQQLNVAVELELWQEAFRSIEDIHTLLSLSKRPAKNVMMANYYEKLARIFLVSENYLFHAAAWNRYYNLLRQSAAALAAGQGTKKENPSVTEADMTKAASFVLLSALSIPVISTSRSRGALVDVDEARKNKNARLTNLLGMAQPPSRAVLFRDALNKGLLKRARPEIRDLYNILEVDFHPLSICKKITPILKQIGADPEMEKYVLPLQQVILTRLFQQLSQVYESVELKFVYELAQFPDPFQITPAMIEKFIMNGCKKGDLAIRVDHTAGVLTFDTDIFSSAKALHSGSAAGSAESEVGSVQRLQNTPAEIARLQLTRLAKTLHVTCMYVDPSYNEARIQAKKAAQARAEAGAAKEHEETLARRVLIEKKKEAATDALQRKQREEETRKRIRNQQLQEAEKQRLLDEQREREKKRLRDEQERIRQQELKKQLEELKSGVKGIDISEIDLEDLDANRLRAIKLAQLEKEKNELNERIRTTAKRIDHLERAFRREELKHIPEDYEAQKKRDMELYEAIKAETLKEAEEKHKEAVALKHRLSRLVPVFSSFRKEVSEKRHEEFEKRRKAAEREFEAKKKQRIKEVQERRRRERAEREAEERRRKEEEERAKREEEERIAKEEERRRILAEEKAKREEERKRLDEIAQRQKQREEEAEARRAARKSGLAEPPTRAAELERPVERTAPRLNLVSRTGSGPSWRERQAAKEAAGAAPAPAAAEAPKEEVQLPRRTGGYVPPHLRSGANASPATPPSNGPAPEKYVPRHMRESSSSQPPSRTQTPPAAAPASSDKPEASPAPQKWVPRWKQQQQ